The genomic stretch GAAATGACACCGATCCCGCTTTCTGACACCGAGATATCGGCCTCAGAAAGCGGGATCGGTGTCATTTTTGCATGGGTAGGTGCGTGCGTGGTCGGTGGGAGCTAGTTGCGGACCATGCTCAGCTTCCACAGCTCCGGGCCGTCCTCCACGTAGGAGACCTCGAACTTGCCGGGCGAGCGCTGCTCCAGCTGGGCCAGCAGGGGCAGCGGGTTGTGGTTGGCCACCAGCAGGATGCCCTTGCCTGTGTTCAGGCCCTCCAGTGCGCCGAAAATGGTGGCGTGGCGGATCGCGTGCGGGATGACGCGGGTGTCGAGTTCGGCCAGGCCGGGCTCGTCGTGCCCGCCACAGGCGCAGCCGCCCGACGCCGGAGTTTGGGTTTCTCCCGGTGCACCGGCTTCTGCGGGGGCCGGCTTGGGCAGCAGGTCTGCGAGGGACACAGCGGTGTTTTGTGCCAGTGCCGGCAGGATCAGCTCCGTGGCCTCGGCGATGAAGGCCGTGGCCGCTTCCAGCAGGCGGCCGCCCGCGTTGACCATCTTGACCGGGGCTTCCTGGACTTCCAGGGCCTTGGCTGCGGACACGATCCGCTCATTGTGGCCCGTGGCGACCTTCGCCAGGACCCGAGACTCGGTGCTGGCGCCATGTTCCGGGAAGGCACCTGCCAAGGCGCCGGAGAGGGGAATGAGTTCCTTCTCGACAAAATCTACGAGTGCGCCCTGGTCGGACTGGGCCAGTTCGGCGGCTGACGCGTTGCCGGCTGCTGCCACAAGATTGCCGTTCAGAGTGCCCAGCGTTCCGGCGACTTCCGCCAGCCGGGTGCGGGCAGCTTCCAGTGAAGCGGCCTCGGCGGATGAGGAGGCAAGAACAAGATTATTCACGGGAAAACCTTTCGTAGCGCCACGATCTCGGTGTGAATGGAGATTCTGCGATTATATTACTACACTTAATTCCGTGGAAAATAAAAGCGTCACATCGCTGCCCCAGGGACCCAAGCCCAGCCGCGTCGAGCCGGTTGCGCCCATTTCCAAGGCCCGTGCGGCCATCCTGGCCTATCTCCGTGAAATTCCGGACACGCTCAGCGTCGAGCAGCTGGCGGCCCGCACCGGCCAGCATGCCAACACGGTGCGGGAACACTTGGAGGCGCTCGTCTCTGACGGCCATGCCACCAAGACAGCTGCGCCCCGCGAGGGGCGGGGCAGGCCTGCATGGTTGTACGAGGCCGCCACTGTTCCCTCCGGCCCCGTGGGCTATGCCGCCCTGGCTGTGGCCCTGGCCCAGCACATTGCCGCCACCAGTTCCAACCCCGCAGCCGAAGGTGAGGATGCCGGCCGCACCTGGGCCCGGGCCCTCCCCAAGAGTGGAAAGGCATCGGGGGGTGCGCGAGCCGGCACGAAGGTGCCAGGGCGCTCCGGTGTGGCGGCGTCCGGGGCCGCGCCCGCAGAAGCATCCCCAGCAGTACCCGCCACTGTCGCCCCGGCGGCGGCCAAGGCGGCCCGCGGCCGCGTCGTCTCGGCGCTTGGCCAGGCCGGGTTTGGCGTGCAGGGCAACCGGGACGCCACGGAGCTGACGCTGACCACGTGCCCCATCGTGGAGGCCGCGCGCGAGAACCCCGAGGTGGTGTGCGCCGTGCACCTGGGCCTGGCGAAGGAGCTGCTGGCCGACACCGGCCTGCCGGAGGACGGCGTGAGGCTGCTCCCGTTTGCCGGCCCCGGATTCTGCACGCTGCACCTCCCGGCCGCCGGCCCCGCCGCAAGCGGCACGGAGTGACCGCCACCGGGCAGCGGCAGAAGCCCCGGCGGAAGGTCCCGTTTCTGCGCCGGCCGGGCTTCCGCCTGCTCTTCCTGCTGCCTGCCGGCGCCGCACTTTTGGTGGGGCTGAATGCCGGGTTGCAGCTGCTCGGTGC from Arthrobacter stackebrandtii encodes the following:
- a CDS encoding helix-turn-helix transcriptional regulator, with protein sequence MENKSVTSLPQGPKPSRVEPVAPISKARAAILAYLREIPDTLSVEQLAARTGQHANTVREHLEALVSDGHATKTAAPREGRGRPAWLYEAATVPSGPVGYAALAVALAQHIAATSSNPAAEGEDAGRTWARALPKSGKASGGARAGTKVPGRSGVAASGAAPAEASPAVPATVAPAAAKAARGRVVSALGQAGFGVQGNRDATELTLTTCPIVEAARENPEVVCAVHLGLAKELLADTGLPEDGVRLLPFAGPGFCTLHLPAAGPAASGTE
- a CDS encoding DUF2249 domain-containing protein encodes the protein MNNLVLASSSAEAASLEAARTRLAEVAGTLGTLNGNLVAAAGNASAAELAQSDQGALVDFVEKELIPLSGALAGAFPEHGASTESRVLAKVATGHNERIVSAAKALEVQEAPVKMVNAGGRLLEAATAFIAEATELILPALAQNTAVSLADLLPKPAPAEAGAPGETQTPASGGCACGGHDEPGLAELDTRVIPHAIRHATIFGALEGLNTGKGILLVANHNPLPLLAQLEQRSPGKFEVSYVEDGPELWKLSMVRN